The following coding sequences are from one Novosphingobium sp. Gsoil 351 window:
- a CDS encoding aromatic ring-hydroxylating dioxygenase subunit alpha, with product MATILEPPTQRIDRTKLPEPALSTGPISGERYWSHDFMQREWDGIWTKAWLIGGLAEQVPNPGDYFTYDIGRESILVTRGEDQRIRAFYNVCPHRGKRLVEDEQGHAKRIACAYHGWRFKPDGELTFVPCAEDFSGGNPCGQVNLAEVRCEVFAGFVWVNLDPDCIPLADHLGPIASQIECYEMEKMRRTHWVTLDGDFNWKCVQDNFNESYHLPYVHPGTVYVMEQNYKDCQFDLYAPHGHARMFMPGSRPSKSLKGQTDAVIEALGRELRYWGLDPEDFRSDPMAIRPVLQQQKRKCGAEKGYDYARFHDDQLTDHYHYTVFPNISFSLKPDGCIWLRADPHPTDPERCVFDMWYFTWFPDGETDYYSYAMSEAVDLTKPVEHLRGKVGELSCGPAIDQDVAIWSSQQKGLRSRGYKGGHLAGQESRVRFFHDTIDRWLER from the coding sequence GTGGCCACGATCCTCGAACCCCCCACCCAGCGCATCGACCGGACCAAGCTGCCCGAACCGGCGCTCTCGACCGGGCCGATCTCGGGCGAGCGTTATTGGTCGCACGATTTCATGCAGCGCGAATGGGACGGCATCTGGACCAAGGCGTGGCTGATCGGCGGCCTTGCCGAGCAGGTGCCCAACCCCGGGGACTACTTCACCTACGACATCGGCCGCGAATCGATCCTCGTCACGCGCGGCGAGGACCAGCGCATCCGCGCCTTCTACAACGTCTGCCCGCACCGCGGGAAACGGCTGGTCGAGGACGAGCAGGGCCACGCCAAGCGCATCGCCTGCGCCTATCACGGGTGGCGCTTCAAGCCCGATGGCGAGCTGACTTTCGTGCCTTGCGCCGAGGATTTTTCAGGCGGCAACCCGTGCGGCCAGGTCAACCTGGCGGAAGTGCGCTGCGAGGTGTTCGCCGGGTTCGTCTGGGTCAATCTCGATCCCGACTGCATTCCCTTGGCGGACCATCTCGGCCCGATCGCCTCGCAGATCGAATGCTACGAGATGGAAAAGATGCGCCGCACCCACTGGGTGACGCTGGACGGCGACTTCAACTGGAAGTGCGTCCAGGACAACTTCAACGAGAGCTATCACCTGCCCTACGTCCATCCCGGCACGGTCTATGTGATGGAGCAGAACTACAAGGACTGCCAGTTCGATCTCTACGCGCCGCACGGACATGCGCGGATGTTCATGCCGGGGTCGCGGCCGTCGAAATCGCTCAAAGGCCAGACCGACGCGGTGATCGAGGCGCTGGGGCGCGAGTTGCGCTATTGGGGCCTCGATCCCGAAGACTTCCGCAGCGATCCGATGGCAATCCGCCCGGTACTGCAGCAGCAGAAGCGCAAGTGCGGGGCCGAAAAGGGCTATGACTACGCCCGCTTCCACGACGATCAGTTGACCGACCACTACCACTACACGGTGTTTCCCAACATCAGCTTCAGCCTGAAACCCGACGGCTGCATCTGGCTGCGCGCCGATCCGCACCCGACCGATCCCGAACGCTGCGTGTTCGACATGTGGTATTTCACCTGGTTCCCCGACGGCGAGACCGACTACTACAGCTACGCGATGTCCGAGGCGGTCGACCTGACCAAACCGGTCGAGCATCTGCGCGGCAAAGTGGGCGAATTGAGCTGCGGCCCGGCGATCGACCAGGACGTCGCGATCTGGTCGAGCCAGCAAAAGGGTTTGCGCTCAAGGGGTTACAAGGGCGGGCACCTGGCGGGACAGGAATCGCGGGTGCGCTTCTTCCACGACACCATCGACCGCTGGCTCGAACGCTAG
- a CDS encoding FAD-dependent oxidoreductase has translation MNEETDVIVLGSGAAGLTAALAAHESGARVRLIERFDRVGGTSAVSGGVIWVADNPRQRAAGMADGRVDALAYFRSLDHGDLRDDVLEAFVDAGPEALDFLERIDALRVSLLAGYPDYYLDRPGAKPEGGRALDHDLFALGELGEWAARIYAIEEPKPMMLRETALGGGSGVVEPHELQRRLAADERGFGQAMVARLLKACLARGIEPELGVTTKRLIAEQGRVTGIEGERAGRPFALHASGGVIVATGGFEWDADLRRTFLRGPADTPASPPTARGEGLALAMAAGARLGNMTSAWWAPTLAPPGDRWATGEQRAAPVLIERTVPHSLMVNRAGQRFCNEAANYSALAGAFHAFDPQTYSYQNQPAWLIFDAQYRARYPVGTIMPGQPLPDWIASADTLGELAAKIGVDEAGLTTTVERFNRNARDGHDPDFARGTSAYDHFYGDRSRTGTAVTLGPVEQAPYFAVEIRMGMLGTNGGPQTDGAGQMLDHAGEPIPGLYGAGNAIACPTGGVYAGAGGTLGPALTFGYIAGRSAARANAP, from the coding sequence ATGAACGAAGAAACCGACGTCATCGTCCTGGGCAGCGGCGCGGCTGGCCTGACCGCCGCGCTGGCCGCTCATGAGAGCGGGGCCCGGGTCCGCCTAATCGAACGGTTCGACCGTGTCGGCGGCACTTCGGCGGTATCGGGCGGAGTCATCTGGGTCGCCGACAATCCGCGCCAGCGCGCCGCCGGGATGGCCGACGGCCGGGTCGACGCGCTCGCCTATTTCCGCAGCCTCGACCATGGCGACTTGCGCGACGACGTGCTCGAAGCCTTCGTCGATGCCGGGCCCGAGGCGCTCGACTTTCTCGAGCGGATCGATGCGCTGCGGGTGTCGCTGCTGGCGGGCTATCCCGACTATTACCTCGATCGGCCCGGGGCCAAGCCCGAGGGCGGGCGCGCGCTCGACCACGATCTGTTCGCGTTGGGCGAACTGGGCGAATGGGCCGCGCGCATCTACGCGATCGAAGAACCCAAGCCGATGATGCTGCGCGAAACCGCGCTGGGCGGCGGCAGCGGCGTGGTCGAGCCGCACGAACTGCAGCGCCGCCTCGCCGCCGACGAGCGCGGTTTCGGGCAGGCGATGGTCGCGCGGCTGCTCAAGGCGTGCCTGGCGCGCGGGATCGAGCCCGAGCTTGGCGTTACGACCAAACGTCTGATCGCCGAGCAGGGCCGCGTGACCGGGATCGAAGGCGAACGCGCGGGCCGGCCATTCGCCTTGCACGCGAGCGGCGGTGTGATCGTCGCCACCGGGGGCTTCGAATGGGATGCCGACCTGCGCCGCACGTTCCTGCGGGGCCCAGCCGATACCCCGGCATCGCCCCCTACCGCGCGCGGCGAGGGGCTGGCGCTGGCGATGGCGGCGGGGGCCAGGCTAGGCAACATGACCAGCGCGTGGTGGGCGCCGACGCTCGCCCCGCCCGGCGATCGCTGGGCCACCGGTGAGCAGCGCGCCGCCCCGGTGCTGATCGAACGGACGGTCCCGCATTCGCTGATGGTCAACCGCGCAGGCCAGCGCTTCTGCAACGAGGCGGCGAACTATTCGGCGCTGGCTGGGGCCTTCCACGCGTTCGATCCGCAGACGTATTCGTACCAAAATCAGCCCGCGTGGCTCATCTTCGACGCGCAATACCGCGCGCGCTATCCGGTCGGTACGATCATGCCGGGCCAGCCGTTGCCCGATTGGATCGCCAGCGCCGACACATTGGGCGAATTGGCGGCGAAGATCGGCGTGGACGAGGCCGGGCTGACCACGACGGTCGAGCGGTTCAACCGCAACGCCCGCGATGGCCACGACCCAGATTTCGCCCGGGGAACCAGCGCCTACGACCATTTCTACGGCGACCGCTCGCGCACCGGCACGGCGGTCACGCTTGGCCCGGTCGAGCAGGCGCCCTATTTCGCGGTTGAAATCCGCATGGGGATGCTCGGCACCAACGGCGGCCCGCAGACCGATGGCGCGGGGCAGATGCTCGACCACGCTGGCGAGCCGATCCCCGGCCTCTACGGCGCGGGCAACGCGATCGCCTGCCCGACAGGAGGGGTTTATGCCGGCGCTGGCGGTACGCTCGGCCCCGCGTTGACCTTCGGCTACATCGCTGGCCGCAGCGCAGCGCGCGCGAACGCCCCCTAG
- a CDS encoding SDR family NAD(P)-dependent oxidoreductase, giving the protein MKLQGKVAAITGGTAGIGRGIAEAFLAEGASVALMARNAEKAQAVLAELGVGDRAVFIAGDATVQAGIEGFIDQAVARFGRLDILVNNAGGATGLLPLAQLSDESFDQAMKWNVYATFWACRRALQPMLAAKFGRIINISSVEGKHGKPVLTAYSAAKHAVNGLTKALAREVGTEGVTVNAICPGLVITDIIRNNGPDTAKAMGMSLDEMIAMFAEESAIKRPNTVEEIAAVAVLLASREGGGITGATFSVDGGSAQY; this is encoded by the coding sequence ATGAAGTTGCAGGGAAAAGTGGCAGCGATCACCGGGGGCACCGCGGGGATCGGTCGAGGGATCGCCGAAGCTTTCCTCGCCGAGGGCGCTTCGGTGGCGCTGATGGCGCGCAATGCGGAGAAAGCTCAAGCCGTACTCGCCGAACTGGGCGTGGGCGATCGCGCGGTGTTCATCGCCGGGGACGCAACCGTCCAGGCCGGCATCGAGGGCTTCATCGATCAGGCCGTCGCGCGCTTCGGGAGGCTCGACATCCTGGTCAACAACGCCGGGGGCGCGACCGGGCTGCTGCCGCTGGCGCAGCTGTCCGACGAATCGTTCGACCAGGCGATGAAGTGGAACGTCTATGCGACGTTTTGGGCCTGCCGCCGCGCGCTCCAGCCGATGCTCGCGGCAAAGTTCGGACGGATCATCAACATCTCGTCGGTCGAGGGCAAGCACGGCAAGCCGGTGCTGACCGCCTACAGCGCGGCCAAGCACGCGGTGAACGGCCTGACCAAGGCGCTCGCCCGCGAAGTCGGCACGGAGGGGGTCACGGTCAACGCGATCTGCCCGGGCCTCGTGATCACTGACATCATCCGCAACAACGGGCCGGACACCGCCAAGGCAATGGGCATGAGCCTGGACGAGATGATCGCGATGTTCGCCGAGGAATCGGCGATCAAGCGGCCCAACACGGTCGAGGAAATTGCCGCGGTGGCGGTGCTGCTCGCCTCACGCGAAGGCGGTGGGATCACCGGCGCGACGTTCAGCGTCGATGGCGGCAGCGCGCAGTACTAA